A part of Brassica rapa cultivar Chiifu-401-42 chromosome A05, CAAS_Brap_v3.01, whole genome shotgun sequence genomic DNA contains:
- the LOC103868381 gene encoding LOW QUALITY PROTEIN: cellulose synthase-like protein E1 (The sequence of the model RefSeq protein was modified relative to this genomic sequence to represent the inferred CDS: inserted 2 bases in 1 codon) gives MRKEEDRFIQVHEGEPLFDTRRKTGRVIAYRVFSAXVFFCICCIWLYRVTVPTEIDENRTGLVRLIWLVVFIVEIWFGLYWVVVQSLRWNPVWRFTFDDRLSRRYGNDLPRLDVFVCTADPVIEPPLMVVNTVLSVAALDYPPEKLAVYLSDDGGSELTFYALAEAAEFAKTWVPFCKKFNVEPRSPAAYLSCKAKTSVLGSAAAEEVARLYKEMAERIETAARLGRIPDEARLKYVEGFSQWDPDATRRNHGTILQILIDGRKANTVTLVYLSREKRPEHHHHFKAGAMNALVRVSSKITCGRIILNVDCDMYSNNSKSARDALCILLDEKEGKEIAFVQFPQCFENLTRNDLYGSMMRVGADVEFKGLDGNGGPLYIGTGCFHRRDVICGRKYGEEEEEESEDTSETEMIKALASCNYEENSQWGKEMGVKYGCPVEDVITGLAIQCRGWKSAYLNPKKKAFVGVAPTNLHQMLVQQRRWSEGDFQILLSEYSPVWYAQGKIGFGLILGYCCFCLWAPSSVPVLLYSLLTSLCLFKGISLFPKVWSSWFIPFGYVTVAVNAYSLAEFLWCGGTLRGWWNEQRMWLYRRTSSFLFGFTDTILKKLGVSESAFVITAKVAEEEAAERYEKEVMEFGVESPMFLLLGTLGMLHLFCFAAAVMRLVMTSREAGGNVHTMGMQVVITGLLVVINWPLYEGMLLRKDKGKMPRTVTVKAFVLALSACTCIALS, from the exons atgAGAAAAGAAGAGGACCGGTTTATACAGGTTCACGAAGGGGAACCGCTTTTTGACACCCGGAGGAAAACCGGAAGAGTGATAGCGTACCGTGTTTTCTCAGC GGTTTTCTTTTGTATCTGCTGTATTTGGCTCTACAGAGTTACCGTACCGACAGAGATTGATGAAAACCGGACCGGTTTGGTAAGATTAATCTGGTTGGTTGTGTTTATCGTGGagatttggttcggtttgtaTTGGGTAGTCGTGCAATCCCTCCGGTGGAATCCGGTTTGGCGATTCACCTTCGACGATAGACTCTCCCGGAGGTACGGTAACGATCTCCCGAGGCTCGACGTTTTCGTTTGCACGGCGGATCCGGTGATTGAGCCGCCGTTGATGGTGGTCAACACAGTCTTATCTGTGGCGGCCCTGGATTACCCACCGGAGAAACTTGCCGTGTATCTCTCAGACGACGGTGGCTCTGAGCTCACGTTCTACGCTCTCGCGGAAGCAGCGGAGTTTGCTAAAACTTGGGTTCCGTTCTGTAAGAAGTTCAACGTGGAGCCGAGATCTCCAGCTGCTTACTTGTCTTGCAAGGCAAAGACAAGCGTTCTTGGTTCTGCAGCCGCAGAGGAAGTAGCTAGGTTGTATAAAGAAATGGCGGAGAGGATTGAAACGGCAGCGAGACTCGGGCGAATACCCGATGAGGCGCGTTTGAAGTACGTGGAGGGGTTCTCCCAGTGGGACCCTGACGCTACACGCAGAAACCATGGAACCATTCTTCAA ATTTTGATAGATGGAAGAAAGGCGAATACAGTAACGTTGGTGTATCTGTCGAGAGAGAAGAGACCTGAGCATCATCATCACTTCAAAGCTGGAGCCATGAATGCATTG GTTAGGGTTTCTTCGAAGATAACTTGTGGGAGAATCATACTAAACGTGGACTGTGATATGTACTCAAACAACTCAAAGTCAGCACGCGATGCACTCTGCATCCTCCTTGACGAGAAAGAAGGAAAAGAGATAGCTTTCGTGCAGTTTCCGCAGTGTTTCGAGAACCTTACAAGGAATGATCTGTATGGAAGCATGATGCGCGTAGGAGCTGAT gtggAGTTTAAGGGATTGGATGGAAATGGAGGTCCGTTATACATTGGAACTGGATGCTTTCACAGAAGAGATGTGATCTGCGGAAGAAAGTacggagaggaagaagaagaagaatctgagGATACTTCAGAAACTGAGATGATTAAGGCTCTCGCGAGCTGCAATTATGAAGAAAACTCTCAATGGGGAAAGGAG ATGGGTGTAAAATACGGTTGTCCAGTAGAGGATGTCATAACTGGTTTAGCGATTCAATGCCGTGGATGGAAATCAGCCTACTTGAATCCGAAAAAAAAAGCTTTCGTCGGGGTAGCACCAACCAATTTGCATCAGATGCTTGTGCAGCAGAGGAGATGGTCCGAGGGAGACTTTCAGATTCTACTTTCAGAGTATAGTCCGGTTTGGTATGCCCAAGGAAAGATCGGCTTTGGACTGATCCTTGGTTACTGTTGCTTTTGCCTCTGGGCTCCAAGCTCAGTTCCTGTGCTTCTTTACTCTCTTTTGACTTCTCTCTGTTTATTCAAAGGCATTTCTCTGTTTCCTAAG GTCTGGAGCTCGTGGTTTATCCCGTTTGGTTACGTGACTGTTGCAGTCAATGCTTACAGCCTAGCCGAGTTCTTGTGGTGCGGAGGAACTTTACGTGGATGGTGGAACGAGCAAAGGATGTGGCTTTACAGAAGAACAAGCTCCTTTCTTTTCGGATTCACGGACACGATTCTGAAGAAACTTGGGGTTTCGGAGTCTGCGTTTGTGATCACAGCGAAAGTAGCAGAAGAAGAGGCTGCAGAGAGGTACGAGAAAGAGGTAATGGAGTTTGGAGTGGAGTCTCCGATGTTTCTCCTCCTCGGAACACTCGGGATGCTCCATCTCTTCTGTTTTGCCGCAGCGGTTATGAGACTGGTGATGACTTCTAGAGAGGCTGGAGGAAATGTACATACAATGGGTATGCAGGTTGTGATTACAGGACTACTTGTGGTAATAAACTGGCCTTTATATGAGGGCATGTTGTTGAGGAAGGACAAAGGGAAGATGCCACGGACTGTGACGGTCAAAGCATTTGTCTTAGCTTTGTCTGCTTGCACTTGTATCGCCTTGTCTTAA
- the LOC103868382 gene encoding uncharacterized protein LOC103868382: MAMEVAVFVETNLGTRIAMTVSLDITSPDFKRKLEETHASCLPTLGEIRVHALMVHRKSQFYYIAQSVPIKFIFRDNHSKPWFIHAEATLVNRSPAPSISNCFGKSQIVHFSGSNKSPQGVVGLIPAVNKKTKKREFVGSDTIVRCSLSTARAAELNSKCFIPKTPERETGATASKKSETISNKLIVAANNIRMQGKSSMSCSLSSSIFRSKNRRKRCMDAKTLASLAKFMVFEIPDTED; the protein is encoded by the exons ATGGCAATGGAAGTTGCCGTCTTTGTTGAGACTAACTTGGGAACCCGAATCGCCATGACGGTTTCTCTCGATATCACATCCCCAGATTTCAAGA GAAAACTTGAGGAAACACATGCAAGTTGCCTTCCCACCTTAGGGGAGATACGAGTTCATGCTCTCATG GTTCACCGAAAGTCTCAGTTTTATTACATTGCTCAATCTGTGCCTATAAAGTTTATCTTCCGGGATAACCATTCTAAGCCCTGGTTTATCCACGCAGAAGCTACACTTGTTAACAGATCACCAGCGCCAAGCATATCCAACTGCTTTGGTAAATCTCAAATTGTACATTTCTCCGGTTCTAATAAATCCCCTCAAGGAGTCGTTGGCCTGATCCCTGCTGTAAAcaagaagacaaagaagagaGAGTTTGTCGGTTCTGACACCATAGTAAGATGTTCATTGTCGACAGCAAGAGCTGCTGAGTTGAACTCGAAATGTTTCATACCAAAAACGCCGGAGAGGGAAACTGGAGCGACTGCGAGTAAAAAAAGTGAAACGATAAGCAATAAGCTAATTGTGGCTGCAAACAATATCAGAATGCAAGGAAAGTCTAGTATGTCTTGTTCACTATCATCATCTATTTTCAGAAGCAAAAATCGGAGAAAGAGATGCATGGATGCTAAGACACTCGCTTCTCTTGCAAAGTTTATGGTCTTTGAGATACCTGATACTGAGGATTGA
- the LOC103868377 gene encoding pentatricopeptide repeat-containing protein At1g55890, mitochondrial has product MSSLSRLLRGAFNTCTIRRFSSAAASETTAAISPPPKKSLSSIVNEERNPKRIVDKFKMACESERFRANIAVYDRTVRRLVAAKRLHFVKEILEEQKKYPDMSKEGFAARIISLYGKAGLVENAQKVFDEMPERNCKRSVLSFNALLSAYGVSKRFDVVEQLFNDLPKKLSIKPDIVSYNTLIKALCEKGSLSEAVALLGDIENKGGLKPDIITFNTLLLSSYLKGEFEQGEEIWAKMAEKKVARDIRSYNARLLGLANQTKSEELVSLFEELKASGIKPDVYSFNAMIRGSINKGKREEAKTWYEEIVKQGYRPDKATLALLIPALCKAEEFGCAIELCKETFSKRYLVGQTTLQELVNELVKGGKRGEAEEIVEIAKNNDFLKFKLDLSSSQLIS; this is encoded by the coding sequence ATGTCGTCGTTATCTCGCCTTCTCCGTGGCGCCTTCAACACTTGTACTATCCGTCGTTTTTCCTCCGCCGCCGCCTCGGAAACCACGGCAGCAATCTCTCCACCTCCTAAAAAGTCACTCAGTAGTATCGTGAATGAAGAACGAAACCCCAAACGGATCGTGGACAAGTTCAAGATGGCGTGTGAGTCTGAGCGATTCCGAGCTAACATAGCCGTCTACGATAGAACCGTGCGGCGTCTCGTCGCGGCAAAGAGATTACATTTCGTGAAAGAGATATTGGAGGAGCAGAAGAAGTACCCCGACATGTCAAAGGAAGGATTCGCGGCTAGGATCATCTCCCTTTACGGGAAAGCCGGTTTGGTTGAAAACGCACAGaaggtgttcgacgaaatgccaGAGAGAAACTGCAAGAGGTCAGTGCTCTCCTTCAATGCCTTGCTCAGTGCGTATGGTGTTTCCAAGAGATTCGATGTGGTTGAGCAGCTTTTCAATGACTTGCCGAAGAAGCTATCGATCAAACCAGACATCGTATCTTACAATACTTTGATCAAGGCATTGTGTGAGAAGGGTTCCTTGTCCGAAGCTGTTGCGTTGCTTGGTGATATTGAGAACAAGGGTGGTTTGAAACCTGATATAATAACATTTAACACACTTTTGTTGTCGTCGTATCTGAAGGGAGAGTTTGAGCAAGGGGAAGAGATATGGGCTAAAATGGCGGAGAAGAAGGTAGCAAGGGACATCAGGAGTTACAATGCTCGGTTGCTTGGATTAGCCAACCAGACGAAATCGGAAGAACTAGTAAGTCTCTTTGAAGAACTGAAGGCTAGTGGGATCAAACCTGATGTTTACAGCTTCAATGCAATGATTAGAGGGTCAATCAACAAAGGCAAAAGGGAGGAAGCCAAAACTTGGTACGAAGAAATTGTGAAGCAGGGTTATCGTCCTGATAAAGCTACATTGGCTTTACTGATTCCTGCATTGTGTAAAGCAGAGGAGTTTGGGTGTGCGATTGAGCTCTGCAAGGAGACGTTCAGTAAGCGTTATCTTGTGGGCCAAACGACATTGCAGGAGTTAGTAAATGAATTGGTAAAAGGGGGAAAGAGAGGAGAAGCCGAGGAGATAGTGGAGATAGCAAAGAACAATGATTTCTTGAAGTTCAAGCTTGATTTGTCGTCGTCTCAGTTGATCAGTTAG
- the LOC103868380 gene encoding cellulose synthase-like protein E1, which yields MAKEDNRFSSAHEGDREPLFATRRRTGGLIAFRFFAASVFGCICCTWFYRVVEPLEKDENRTGFFRLIWLVMLILEIWFGLYWLVVQSLRWNPVWRSTFTDRLSRRYGNDLPRLDVFVCTADPVIEPPLMVVNTVLSVMALDYPPEKLAVYLSDDGGSQLTFYALAEAAEFAKTWVMFCKRFDVEPRSPGAYFSSKSNVLDSEVAELYREMAARIETATKLRRVPEEARLKCREGFSQWDSDATQRNHATILQILIDGRKENTIAIPTLVYLSREKRPEHHHHYKAGSMNALLRVSSKITCGRIILNLDCDMYANNSKSALEALCILLDEKEGKEIAFVQFPQFYDNLTRNDLYGSMMRVIAHVEFNGLDGNGGPLYIGTGCFHRRDVICGRKYGEEEEEEDEIVEAEKIKSLASCTYEKGSEWGKEMGVKYGCPVEDVITGLAIQCRGWKSAYLTPKKEAFLGVAPTNLHQMLVQQKRWSEGDFQILLSEYSPVWYAQGKISFGLILGYCCYCLWAPSSVPVLLYSLLTSLCLFKGIPLFPKVWSWWFIPFGYVAIAVNTYSLAEFLWCGGTLRGWWNEQRMWLYRRTSSFLFGFTDTILKKLGVSESAFVITAKVAEEEAAERYEKEVMEFGVESPMFLLLGTLGMLNLFCFAAAVMRLMMTTSREAGGDLTMGLQFVITGLLVVLNWPLYQGMLLRKDKGKMPVMVTVKSVVLALSACTFIVFL from the exons atggCAAAAGAAGATAACCGGTTTAGCTCGGCTCATGAAGGCGACCGTGAACCGCTTTTCGCGACCAGGAGGAGAACCGGAGGACTGATTGCGTTTCGTTTTTTTGCGGCCTCGGTTTTCGGGTGCATCTGTTGTACTTGGTTCTACAGAGTGGTCGAACCGTTAGAGAAAGATGAGAACCGAACCGGTTTCTTTCGGTTAATTTGGTTGGTTATGCTAATTTTGGAGATCTGGTTCGGTTTGTACTGGCTTGTCGTGCAGTCTCTCCGTTGGAATCCGGTTTGGCGATCCACCTTCACCGATAGACTCTCCCGGAGATACGGCAACGATCTCCCGAGGCTCGACGTTTTCGTTTGCACGGCGGATCCGGTGATAGAGCCGCCGTTGATGGTGGTCAACACAGTGTTATCCGTGATGGCTCTCGATTACCCACCGGAGAAACTAGCGGTGTATCTCTCGGACGACGGTGGCTCTCAGCTCACGTTCTACGCTCTCGCGGAGGCAGCTGAGTTTGCTAAAACATGGGTTATGTTCTGTAAGAGATTCGACGTGGAGCCGAGATCCCCTGGCGCTTACTTTTCTTCCAAGTCAAATGTTCTTGACTCCGAGGTGGCTGAGCTGTATAGAGAGATGGCGGCTAGGATTGAAACGGCGACGAAACTACGGCGAGTACCCGAGGAGGCGCGGTTGAAGTGCCGTGAGGGGTTTTCGCAGTGGGATTCTGACGCCACTCAAAGAAACCACGCAACCATTCTTCAA ATTTTGATAGACGGAAGAAAAGAGAACACAATAGCAATACCAACACTGGTGTACCTATCGAGAGAGAAGAGACCTGAGCATCACCATCACTACAAAGCTGGTTCCATGAACGCATTG CTGAGGGTGTCTTCGAAGATCACGTGTGGGAGAATCATACTTAACTTGGACTGTGATATGTACGCAAACAACTCAAAGTCAGCACTCGAAGCGCTCTGCATTCTACTTGATGAGAAAGAGGGAAAAGAGATTGCTTTCGTGCAGTTCCCACAGTTTTATGATAATCTTACAAGGAATGATTTGTACGGAAGCATGATGCGAGTAATAGCACAT GTGGAGTTTAATGGATTGGACGGAAATGGTGGACCGTTATACATTGGGACAGGCTGCTTTCACAGAAGAGATGTTATCTGTGGAAGAAAGtatggagaggaagaagaagaagaagatgaaattgTAGAGGCTGAGAAGATTAAGTCTCTTGCAAGCTGCACATACGAAAAAGGCTCTGAATGGGGAAAGGAG ATGGGTGTGAAATACGGTTGCCCGGTAGAGGATGTAATTACCGGTTTAGCCATTCAATGCCGCGGGTGGAAATCAGCTTACCTGACCCCTAAAAAGGAAGCTTTTCTTGGGGTAGCGCCTACTAATTTGCATCAGATGCTGGTGCAGCAGAAGAGATGGTCAGAGGGAGACTTTCAGATTCTGCTTTCAGAGTATAGTCCGGTTTGGTATGCCCAAGGAAAGATCAGTTTTGGATTGATCCTTGGTTACTGTTGCTATTGCCTCTGGGCTCCAAGCTCAGTACCTGTGCTTCTTTACTCTCTTTTgacttctctctgtctctttaaAGGCATTCCTCTGTTTCCAAAGGTCTGGAGCTGGTGGTTTATCCCGTTTGGTTACGTGGCTATCGCAGTTAATACTTACAGCCTAGCCGAGTTCTTGTGGTGCGGAGGAACTTTACGTGGATGGTGGAACGAGCAAAGGATGTGGCTTTACAGAAGAACAAGCTCCTTTCTTTTCGGATTCACGGACACAATTCTGAAGAAACTTGGGGTTTCGGAGTCTGCGTTTGTGATCACAGCGAAAgtagctgaagaagaagcagcaGAGAGATACGAGAAAGAGGTAATGGAGTTTGGAGTGGAGTCTCCCATGTTTCTCCTCCTCGGAACACTCGGCATGCTCAATCTCTTCTGCTTTGCCGCAGCGGTTATGAGACTGATGATGACTACTTCTAGAGAGGCTGGAGGAGATTTGACAATGGGTTTGCAGTTTGTTATAACAGGATTGCTTGTGGTACTAAACTGGCCTTTATACCAAGGCATGCTGTTGAGGAAAGACAAAGGGAAGATGCCAGTGATGGTGACAGTCAAGTCAGTTGTCTTAGCTTTATCTGCTTGCACTTTTATTGTGTTTctgtaa
- the LOC103868376 gene encoding mitochondrial import inner membrane translocase subunit TIM50 — protein sequence MAFFVALRSRLVPRLLRLRCRTSRLLSTEAASSSKKAAPGLSHSLFSDLHHQLPPPEAALAKERKGLKFLSNVFIWALTGATAAAGYTSYAYTLDEVNQKTKAFRESAFKTTQQPSLHSSGIHKYQAMLYSAAVKVPARAIDMYLELREAVEEQVKGFAEPLSEKLLPDMHPAEQNVIYTLVLDLNETLLYTDWKRERGWRTFKRPGVDAFLEHLSKFYEIVLYSDQMDAYVLPVCEKLDPNYYIRYRLARNATKYENGKRYRDLSKLNRDPKRVLYISGNAFDTSLQPENCVPIKPYKLESDDTALVDLIPFLEYIARNNPADIRPVLASYERNDVAKEFLERSIEYQKRMQGQRQGRLWRR from the exons ATGGCTTTTTTCGTAGCTCTCCGATCGCGCCTTGTCCCAAGGTTATTAAGACTTAGGTGTCGTACGTCAAGGCTACTTTCTACGGAAGCAGCTTCTTCATCCAAGAAGGCTGCTCCAGGACTCTCGCACTCGCTCTTTTCTGATCTTCATCATCAGCTGCCTCCTCCGGAGGCGGCGCTGGCAAAGGAGCGGAAAGGTCTAAAGTTTCTTAGCAATGTATTCATCTGGGCTCTCACCGGTGCTACAGCTGCTGCTGGTTACACAAGCTATG CGTACACGTTAGATGAAGTGAATCAGAAGACCAAGGCCTTCCGAGAATCTGCTTTCAAGACGACTCAACAACCATCTCTTCATTCTTCCGGCATTCAT AAATATCAGGCAATGCTCTACTCTGCTGCCGTCAAAG TTCCTGCCCGAGCTATTGATATGTATTTGGAGCTTAGGGAAGCTGTGGAGGAACAAGTTAAA GGCTTCGCAGAACCTCTCTCTGAAAAGCTTCTTCCAGATATGCATCCCGCAGAACAGAATGTAATCTACACTCTCGTTCTTGATTTGAATGAGACTCTGCTTTACACTGACTGGAAG CGAGAGAGAGGGTGGAGGACGTTCAAAAGACCAGGTGTGGATGCATTCTTGGAGCACCTTTCCAAATTCTATGAGATTGTCCTCTATTCTGACCAGATGGATGCG TATGTACTGCCCGTCTGTGAGAAGTTAGACCCAAATTACTACATACGTTATAGGCTAGCCAGAAACGCTACTAAATATGAGAATGGAAAGCGCTACCGG GATCTGTCAAAGCTGAACAGGGACCCCAAGAGGGTTCTGTATATTAGCGGCAATGCTTTTGATACAAGCCTTCAGCCTGAGAATTGTGTGCCTATCAAGCCTTACAAACTCGAATCTGATGACACAGCCCTTGTCGACCTAATACCCTTCCTTGAAT ATATTGCTCGTAACAATCCAGCTGATATCAGACCGGTTCTAGCCTCTTATGAGAGAAATGATGTTGCCAAAGAGTTCCTTGAGAGGTCCATTGAGTATCAAAA GCGAATGCAAGGACAGAGACAAGGCCGACTCTGGAGGCGTTAG